The Candidatus Acidiferrales bacterium DNA segment AATCCTAAATTCTCAATTCAAAACTTAAGATCTAAAATTACTTTCCCAGAGCTCTATTAATAGACGTGAGAATGTCGTCGAGATCGTATGGTTTGCTGACAAAATCTGAAGCCCCCTGCCGCAACGACTCGATTGCATTTTTCACGTCGGCGTAGGCCGTAAGCATAATTACTTTAGTTTCAGGGACATTCCCCTTGACAAACTTCAGAACTTCAAATCCATCCACTCTCGGCATTTTTATGTCCAGCAATATGACGTCGAATTTTTCTCTCCGCTCAATCTTCTTTCTTATCATCTCAATCGCTTCATCACCATCTCCCGCACTCTGAACATCAAATGCTTCCGCCTCCAATTCACTTGCAAGAAGGAATCTCAATGCGTCTTCATCGTCAACGATAAGGATTTGGGGTTTTGACATTAAGGCCTTCTCACTTTCCACTCTCCGAATCATATTGTTTGATTTTCTGATCAAGATCCTGCAGCTGCTGTTGGAACGACTTCATTGGCGGAGGACCGGATTTGCTAAGCTGATCATATCGCTCTTTCAACGTCGGCAGAATAGTCGCTCTCATTAAGATTATCAGTTCCTTGTTCTGAACCGTTGTATTATCGGAGCCTGTCAAGTACTTGATCCCAAATACCCACCAGGGTAGATCTTTTAGAACGGGAATTCCCTCGCGGAGTGAAGAGACATTTGAACTGTACAAGCCTCCGATCGTTGTCTGTTCTCCGTTCAAAAGCAAGACTTTTGTTCTCGCCTGTTCGGTATTTACTATCTGACCGGTTTGTTGGCTCCCACCCAGCGAGCTGTTTTGTAAATCCAATTCGAGGCTTATGAAGTCTATGCTATCCTGTGTAAACACTGTTGGGACAGCCCTCATTATTATTCCGGCATTTTGCATCTGCTGAACCGTGTTCCCCGCGAAGTCCTTGTTGGTCACAAAAAAGTTAACTCCCACTTGGACGTTGCCCTCTTCACCCGACCTTACCGTTACATTAGGACTAGCGAGAATTTTGCCCAAGTTTTCAGATTCTAAAAGGCCGAATAAAGCGGAGAGGGTTCCGAAATTGTTGACGTTGTATGCCCCTCCAACGTTCAGATCTCCATTAACGCTTGGTATTCCTTGCGTAACGGTGGCACCTGCATTTATCATGGCATTGGGAGTCGTGATCCCTCCCGCGCCGCCAAGCGCACTGAAATTGTTCCATGTACCTTGAATGACATAATTTATGTTTATGCCCCGTGAATTGAGTTTTGTAAGGTCGGCTTCAAAGAAAACGGCTTGTATGCTCACTTCTCTCGAATCTAGAGTCGGAGCTCCTGCAGGAAGGGCCGGTTTCTCTTCTTTGACAGTCACCTGCTGCTGTTGCTGCGGCTGGCCTGATATAACTTGTATATAGCTTTCGTACTCCTTGTACCACAGTCCATTAGTTCGCAGGATCGCTTCAAGCGCGTCGAGCCACTGCATCCTGTCGATGTCGACTCCAATGGGATTTGTATGATTATCCGGATCCACAATAATCTTGTTTAGGAACTTGCGGCTGTAACTATCCAGGATGGTAATCGCCTGATTAAACGGGGTAGTCGACGCAATACTTACCATTTGCTGGGGAGAAACATATTCATGCCGCAGTTCTTTTGGCACAGTATTGATTTGTGCTTCCGATTTTAATGGCCAAATAGAAACAACAATCAAAACAAGTAACAACTTTTTCATTTTCGTCCCTCTGTTACTTTCCGAATCTGACCTTCAGAGTCTGCCGGTCAATAATTCCGCCTTTGTTCAATGTAAACTCGGCTTCATTTTTATTAGCATCTATTTTTGTCAAATACCCAAGATATACTTCGTCTCCAACTCTGAGAATGTACCCCTTCCCGTTTTGATCGACGATAAAAATCTTGTCCGACATTACGGCTCTAAGATCTGATCTTTCGACGTCGACGAGACCTCGCAAATTCGGAGGTGGTTCGCTGGATATTAAGGGTTTAAGAAAATTCAGACCAACTCCAACCGTTTTGTAAAAAGTCTGATCAGGGCCCGTGGACTCAGACGTAATGCCAGCAGCTGACGAGTAATACGCATGGAGTTGCATAGTGAATGGAACGATCGTCGTCGGCTTCTCCTCTGTTTCCTCTCGCACCTCGTGACCGCTCAAGGTAAGATCCTCGATTTTATACAGCAGCCTCGCATGTTCGAGATACCAGATGAACTTAAAGAGATTTTCGTAGCTTGTTTCTCCCTTTAGATTATAGTCATTGTAACCGTACTTGTCGAACGACTTCGCACCTTGATAGAGCATGTCGAACTTCACGAATCCACTTGCATCCATTACTCTATTCAGATAAGCATAGGTAAGTGCGGTTGTGTCGTTTGTCGGAATCACCTTGAACTTCTTAGAATACTTAGACTTCATGTCGGCTAGTTTCTGTTGGGAATTTTTGAGCTCACTTTCGAGGGCGGGCCGTTCGCTGATTACGGCGTCGAGTTTTTTCCCTTCAGCGACAAATTTCGCCTTCTCCTTCGGTTGCACCACGCCGGTCAGATAAAATCCAACGCCGCCAATCACCGCCAGAAATGCCGCAAGAACTATCGTATTTCTTAGAGCATAAGACATTGCGCCCTCACTTTTCCACAAACTTCAGATCTATCTGGAAATCATAGACCATCTTACCACGTATATCGGCGACCGTGACCTTTTTCAATATAGAGCCGGGGTAAAGCATCGCAAATTGCGGAATTCGATCACGGTAAACCGCAAACCCCTCGATAGAATATGTATTGTCATTGATTTTGTGCAGGTCGGTCAACCAAATGCTCCCGACGTCCTGAACAGACTTTGAGAGAGAGCCGATAAGATTGGACCATCTTTCCGTATTTGGCAGGAGTTGGTCGAGAATATCCCCGGCGCTCGAGTATTTTGAGAATTGAGATTGCACATCAGCAATTTGTGAACGCAGCGCGTCAACCTCTGCTGCCTGCGCTCTCTTCACAACCACATCGGATTTGATTTTAGATATTTCGTTTTGGTTCAAGGCAAAGTTGTAAGTGAAATAGAATGTGGAGCCGAAAACAAATATCGACAGAACTAACCCGTGCCAGGCAAGCTTGAAAATCTTCTGACCTT contains these protein-coding regions:
- a CDS encoding type II and III secretion system protein translates to MKKLLLVLIVVSIWPLKSEAQINTVPKELRHEYVSPQQMVSIASTTPFNQAITILDSYSRKFLNKIIVDPDNHTNPIGVDIDRMQWLDALEAILRTNGLWYKEYESYIQVISGQPQQQQQVTVKEEKPALPAGAPTLDSREVSIQAVFFEADLTKLNSRGININYVIQGTWNNFSALGGAGGITTPNAMINAGATVTQGIPSVNGDLNVGGAYNVNNFGTLSALFGLLESENLGKILASPNVTVRSGEEGNVQVGVNFFVTNKDFAGNTVQQMQNAGIIMRAVPTVFTQDSIDFISLELDLQNSSLGGSQQTGQIVNTEQARTKVLLLNGEQTTIGGLYSSNVSSLREGIPVLKDLPWWVFGIKYLTGSDNTTVQNKELIILMRATILPTLKERYDQLSKSGPPPMKSFQQQLQDLDQKIKQYDSESGK
- a CDS encoding response regulator, with amino-acid sequence MSKPQILIVDDEDALRFLLASELEAEAFDVQSAGDGDEAIEMIRKKIERREKFDVILLDIKMPRVDGFEVLKFVKGNVPETKVIMLTAYADVKNAIESLRQGASDFVSKPYDLDDILTSINRALGK